A window of Lentibacillus sp. Marseille-P4043 contains these coding sequences:
- a CDS encoding nucleotidyl transferase AbiEii/AbiGii toxin family protein: MDKDYFVSLLLKNISEESPEIIFKGGTSLSKCFGVINRFSEDIDINIKVEDKPSNADRKELKSSIIKAIEKSEMVLKNPNDIRSRRDFNQYKVEYTTNVPRNEALKENLIVESYLSLKSFPYERRYVKNYIYNFLYTGMNFIILSPCLPMSLRHEKGSTSPNLV; encoded by the coding sequence ATTGATAAGGATTATTTCGTTTCACTGTTACTTAAAAATATAAGCGAGGAGTCACCGGAAATAATTTTTAAAGGGGGTACCTCGCTTTCAAAATGCTTTGGTGTAATTAACCGCTTTTCAGAAGATATTGATATAAATATCAAAGTGGAAGATAAACCATCAAACGCAGATAGAAAGGAGTTAAAAAGTTCCATTATAAAAGCGATAGAAAAGTCTGAAATGGTGTTGAAAAATCCAAACGACATAAGGTCGAGAAGGGATTTCAACCAATATAAAGTGGAGTATACAACAAATGTTCCTCGAAATGAAGCTCTCAAAGAAAATCTAATAGTGGAAAGTTATTTATCACTAAAGTCATTCCCTTATGAAAGACGGTATGTAAAGAATTATATTTATAATTTTTTATATACTGGAATGAATTTCATAATTCTTAGCCCTTGTCTCCCAATGAGTCTGAGACATGAAAAAGGAAGCACCTCCCCAAATCTTGTATAA
- a CDS encoding DUF6088 family protein — protein sequence MDLYQFLVSRIGYNEPIFSKDLLKDVDLSPNALRQSLKRLVDKGKICRYDNSKGIFFIPDPNSLLKKNTLSVSKIIDKKYLFKNNERIGYETGLSFSNMLNLTTQNPVTIELVTKAEKRSIRVVNYNKRKVTLRKPRVDINNDNYKILQVLDLLTNFERLSAVPISSATKNILKYLKGINVTGENLNAYLENYPSKTSKILMGSELYNELTQR from the coding sequence ATGGATTTATACCAATTTTTAGTGTCTAGGATAGGTTACAATGAACCAATCTTCTCAAAAGATTTATTAAAAGATGTTGATTTAAGTCCTAATGCTCTTAGACAATCACTAAAAAGATTAGTTGATAAAGGTAAAATATGTCGTTACGATAACAGCAAGGGCATTTTTTTCATCCCGGATCCAAACTCTCTTCTTAAAAAAAATACGTTAAGTGTCAGTAAGATAATCGATAAAAAGTATTTGTTTAAAAATAATGAGCGAATTGGATATGAAACAGGGTTATCCTTTTCTAATATGCTAAATTTAACTACACAAAATCCTGTAACTATTGAGCTTGTAACCAAGGCTGAAAAAAGATCAATTAGAGTTGTAAATTACAATAAAAGAAAAGTCACTCTAAGAAAACCACGTGTTGATATAAATAATGATAATTACAAAATCTTACAGGTATTAGACCTTTTAACTAATTTTGAAAGGTTAAGTGCAGTTCCTATTTCATCTGCCACTAAGAATATCTTGAAATATCTTAAGGGTATTAATGTAACGGGAGAAAATTTAAATGCCTACTTAGAAAATTACCCCTCTAAAACATCTAAAATCCTTATGGGAAGCGAGTTATACAATGAACTTACACAAAGATAG